A DNA window from Branchiostoma lanceolatum isolate klBraLanc5 chromosome 17, klBraLanc5.hap2, whole genome shotgun sequence contains the following coding sequences:
- the LOC136422474 gene encoding uncharacterized protein, whose protein sequence is MTTETTTYSTADHTTSSIIQSSLTITATEDPFKSSNTITSSTVSKSSSSTTANTASPTITLTTFASVAPHQNAKPTGTPALRYDATSSSPNTSRRTRAWPPSFLSASNTIPTTFSQTISISPKIQVTQSPLTIAAPEASDNVTSSSLQTISSLTKAPTAQSAPKSPTISGTTANTASPTSTLTKASASVAPHQNAKPTGTPALRYGATSSSPNTSRRTRTWPPSLSATAKASNTITSSSSQIISISSNVPVTQSSLTITATEDPFKSSNTITSSTVSDSSSSTTANTASPTNTLTTSASIAPHQNAKPTGAPAFRYHTTSSSLNTRWRPGGKGHHEFQFPPVPVDAIAPTVVLAVTALAVIVIICRKKSKKIESGDWESGGAQRHRGMLQW, encoded by the exons TCATCTCTCACCATCACAGCTACTGAAGATCCATTTAAATCTTCAAATACTATCACTTCTTCCACCGTCTCAAAAAGTTCCTCCAGTACTACAGCCAACACAGCATCTCCAACGATCACTCTAACTACTTTTGCTTCCGTTGCTCCCCATCAAAACGCCAAACCCACCGGTACACCGGCATTACGTTATGATGCCACTTCATCCTCTCCAAACACAAGCCGGAGGACTAGAGCGTGGCCACCTTCTTTTTTATCAGCTTCAAATACTATCCCTACTACCTTCTCCCAAACAATCTCAATCTCACCCAAAATTCAAGTAACCCAATCACCTCTCACTATTGCAGCTCCTGAAGCTTCTGATAATGTCACTTCTTCCTCTCTCCAAACAATCTCCAGCTTAACAAAAGCTCCAACAGCCCAATCAGCTCCCAAATCTCCCACCATCTCCGGTACTACAGCCAACACAGCATCTCCAACGAGCACTCTGACTAAGGCTTCTGCTTCCGTTGCTCCCCATCAAAACGCCAAACCCACCGGTACACCGGCGTTACGTTATGGTGCCACTTCATCTTCTCCAAACACAAGCCGGAGGACTAGAACTTGGCCACCTTCTTTGTCAGCTACAGCCAAAGCTTCAAATACTATCACTTCTTCCTCCTCCCAAATAATCTCTATCTCATCCAATGTTCCAGTAACCCAATCATCTCTCACCATCACAGCTACTGAAGATCCATTTAAATCTTCAAATACTATCACTTCTTCCACCGTCTCAGACAGTTCCTCCAGTACTACAGCCAACACAGCATCTCCAACGAACACCCTGACTACTTCTGCTTCAATTGCTCCCCACCAAAACGCCAAACCCACCGGTGCACCGGCGTTTCGTTATCATACCACTTCATCCTCCCTAAATACCAGATGGAGGCCTGGAGGAAAGGGCCATCACGAGTTTCAGTTTCCCCCGGTCCCTGTTGATGCTATTGCACCTACAGTTGTGTTGGCTGTGACTGCTCTGgcagttattgtcatcatctG CAgaaaaaagtcaaagaagattgAATCGGGAGACTGGGAATCTGGAGGAGCGCAGAG ACACAGAGGAATGCTCCAATGGTAA